From the genome of Pedobacter sp. MC2016-14, one region includes:
- a CDS encoding DUF6850 family outer membrane beta-barrel protein: protein MAVKGYILLLGILFASSCAFAQEGQTDTLRNAAVKLDLLKLNNNWLRSTNAAGMQWSDIFAIGKTGLSYNNLEGQFKLVQQPESQQQIHFASERYQPIGNALFFGSFAYTKQNDKNVRLSDVLDPYRGTPYLLADSIGGNWRKQLYALKLKAASPKLWNDKLVLGMGLNLDVATGARQNDPRPLSTSNQISVTPGLTWKQGAHSVLGVNALYGRYREEISLEVKNTNISHYLYKFLGVGQYELPGIFSVGSSRVYNGDKYGADLQYELRTADVNWLTTVGYHTYEEEVADGSTAPRKAGTWKQKAYNISSRFNLNSARILHQVSFTGQLVEDTGVEFHEYYNTSTKSWQTILEAPFYSAESVQAELRYTLLQKSDVGVYKWLAEVAVQYQSYDKNYSVPAALDRADRVGFGIKASRNFLMPRSANLQASLALNYSLLLNDAISFIAVTGDRNMVAREVLYPDHAYLTADRITATANLQYNFHLNKVKNTQFFVGSVLNVLHAMNAENVYQGASGSRRFLNLSLGAFY from the coding sequence ATGGCGGTAAAGGGATATATATTGCTCTTAGGAATACTGTTTGCATCCTCCTGTGCGTTTGCACAGGAAGGGCAAACGGATACGTTGCGCAATGCAGCTGTTAAACTGGACTTACTGAAGTTGAACAACAACTGGTTGAGAAGTACCAATGCCGCAGGCATGCAGTGGAGCGACATCTTTGCAATTGGTAAAACGGGATTATCTTACAACAACCTGGAAGGACAGTTTAAACTTGTACAGCAACCAGAATCGCAACAACAAATTCATTTTGCATCCGAACGCTACCAGCCAATTGGCAATGCACTATTTTTTGGGAGTTTTGCTTATACTAAGCAGAATGATAAAAACGTGAGACTGTCTGACGTTCTGGACCCTTATCGCGGAACACCGTATTTATTAGCCGACTCCATAGGTGGAAACTGGAGGAAGCAATTATATGCTTTAAAACTTAAAGCGGCGAGTCCTAAGTTATGGAATGACAAGCTTGTATTGGGAATGGGTTTGAACCTCGATGTTGCAACAGGAGCCAGGCAAAATGACCCAAGACCACTCAGTACTTCAAATCAAATTAGTGTTACACCGGGATTAACATGGAAACAGGGAGCCCACAGCGTATTAGGTGTCAATGCACTTTACGGCCGTTACAGAGAGGAAATTTCTTTGGAAGTGAAGAATACGAACATCAGCCACTACTTGTATAAATTTTTAGGCGTTGGACAGTACGAATTACCCGGCATATTTTCCGTTGGGAGTTCCAGGGTTTACAATGGTGACAAATATGGCGCTGATCTTCAATATGAATTGCGGACAGCTGATGTAAACTGGCTAACTACAGTTGGATATCATACCTATGAAGAGGAAGTGGCCGATGGAAGCACAGCACCTAGAAAGGCGGGTACCTGGAAGCAAAAGGCATACAATATAAGTAGCAGGTTCAACTTAAACTCTGCAAGGATTTTGCATCAGGTTAGTTTTACAGGCCAGCTAGTGGAAGATACTGGAGTAGAATTTCACGAGTATTACAACACCAGTACAAAATCATGGCAAACTATCCTTGAAGCACCATTTTACTCGGCAGAATCTGTGCAGGCAGAATTGCGCTATACGTTGTTGCAGAAGTCTGATGTAGGCGTGTACAAATGGTTGGCGGAAGTCGCGGTACAGTACCAATCTTACGATAAAAATTATTCGGTTCCTGCTGCTCTGGATCGTGCAGACCGTGTAGGTTTCGGTATCAAAGCGAGCAGAAATTTTTTAATGCCGCGGAGTGCTAATTTACAAGCAAGCTTGGCTTTAAATTATTCTCTGCTGCTAAATGATGCCATTTCGTTTATAGCAGTTACCGGAGATAGAAATATGGTTGCACGTGAAGTTTTGTATCCAGATCATGCTTATTTAACGGCCGACAGAATAACGGCTACAGCCAATTTGCAATACAATTTTCACCTTAACAAAGTTAAAAATACACAGTTCTTTGTGGGTTCTGTATTAAACGTGCTGCATGCCATGAACGCAGAAAATGTTTATCAGGGTGCTTCTGGCAGCCGAAGATTTTTAAACCTAAGCCTTGGGGCCTTTTATTAA
- a CDS encoding HEAT repeat domain-containing protein, translated as MMSKINKLLKRSAWCLPLIALSALQLKAQRIEKPANGNTATTFAIVVDKATLQKTRKEIEAYKSALERQGLGTYIVSHSWTKPEEIKTILEKFYHQEPKLEGAVFIGEVPIAMVMDAQRLTSAYKFDQARFGLRAAVPSDRFYDDLGLKFNFIKQDSVKKNQFYYSLSPSSIMKVNVDFYTARIKPPLVKGKDKYEMLKAYLNKVVAVKTEQNRLNTLMVYSGMGYASESQTAWASEQVAYREQLPELFKAGSSAKFVNSRMQGDLKQKLLTEVQRPDLDLAIFHQHGDSDAQVISGYPNVSFPQPSIDNVRRYLRNKIQMANHKKQDVAANKKRFEQTLGVPMAWMDDALTDSVVKADSLFEANGNIVMEEIDKIKPNARMLILDNCYNGSFHKDDYMSGHYVFGAGKTVLAMGNSINVLQDVWVAEMLGLLQHGVRAGNWFKQQAHLETHLIGDPTFAFASNTKADYNTLIVNNPGSDAVWQELLKLNDADLQSLALSKIYDDQREKASQLLKDAYFNSPFGSTRMEAWKLLSELNNADFKSVLTAAVNDPYEYLRRRSANLMGDFGDDDLIPVLTQSIVDDWASKRVAYNSGNAIAFMDSRKVIATLEDLLKKPEYADNADISRLIKRQQGTLDKIVKERKILADKKSAVKERAFDVNMLRTYTYHQLVPEAIKIAQDKTEDVKLRLSAIEALGWFAYSYQKSQIITMCNGIIADKDALSSLKDEALRTKNYLLTFSAGNSVKPSISK; from the coding sequence ATGATGAGTAAAATAAATAAATTATTAAAGCGGTCTGCGTGGTGCTTGCCGTTGATTGCGCTTTCTGCTTTGCAATTAAAGGCACAACGGATAGAGAAACCTGCAAATGGAAATACAGCTACCACTTTTGCAATTGTAGTGGATAAAGCCACACTACAAAAAACAAGAAAAGAAATTGAAGCTTATAAATCGGCATTGGAAAGGCAAGGCTTAGGTACTTATATTGTTTCACATTCATGGACCAAACCAGAAGAAATTAAAACCATCCTGGAAAAGTTCTATCATCAAGAACCCAAACTTGAGGGCGCAGTATTTATTGGTGAGGTACCAATTGCTATGGTTATGGATGCACAAAGGCTTACTTCGGCATATAAATTTGATCAGGCAAGGTTTGGCTTAAGGGCCGCAGTTCCATCAGATCGTTTTTATGATGACCTGGGCTTAAAATTCAACTTTATTAAACAAGACTCTGTAAAAAAGAACCAATTTTATTATAGTCTTTCACCTTCGTCTATCATGAAAGTGAATGTAGATTTTTATACCGCAAGGATCAAACCCCCTCTGGTTAAAGGGAAAGATAAGTATGAGATGCTGAAAGCATACCTTAACAAGGTTGTTGCGGTGAAAACTGAACAGAACCGCTTAAATACGTTAATGGTGTACAGTGGAATGGGATATGCATCGGAGTCTCAAACAGCATGGGCCAGCGAGCAGGTTGCTTACAGGGAGCAGTTGCCGGAATTATTTAAAGCTGGTTCTTCGGCAAAATTTGTAAATTCCAGGATGCAGGGCGATTTAAAGCAAAAATTGCTGACGGAAGTGCAGCGCCCGGATCTTGATCTGGCTATTTTTCACCAGCACGGTGACTCTGACGCACAAGTAATCAGCGGTTACCCCAATGTTTCTTTTCCTCAGCCTTCGATTGACAATGTACGCCGTTACCTGCGCAATAAAATACAAATGGCAAACCATAAGAAGCAGGATGTTGCAGCTAACAAAAAGAGATTTGAGCAAACATTAGGTGTGCCTATGGCTTGGATGGATGATGCGCTTACAGATTCTGTGGTGAAAGCTGATTCATTGTTTGAGGCCAATGGAAATATAGTTATGGAAGAGATTGATAAGATTAAACCTAATGCCCGCATGCTGATCCTGGACAACTGTTACAATGGATCTTTCCATAAAGATGATTACATGAGTGGGCATTACGTTTTTGGCGCTGGAAAAACCGTACTTGCTATGGGTAATTCTATCAATGTACTGCAAGATGTATGGGTAGCGGAAATGTTAGGACTTTTACAGCATGGTGTAAGAGCAGGAAACTGGTTTAAACAACAGGCACATCTGGAAACCCATTTAATCGGTGATCCAACTTTTGCATTTGCTTCAAATACAAAAGCGGATTACAATACACTTATTGTGAATAACCCAGGAAGTGATGCAGTATGGCAAGAGTTATTAAAGCTGAATGACGCCGATTTACAATCGCTGGCCCTTTCAAAGATTTATGATGATCAGCGTGAAAAAGCTAGTCAACTGTTGAAAGACGCCTATTTTAATTCTCCTTTTGGCAGTACAAGAATGGAAGCATGGAAGCTTCTAAGTGAGCTGAATAATGCCGATTTCAAATCAGTTTTAACTGCTGCAGTAAACGATCCTTATGAGTACTTGCGTAGACGCTCTGCTAACCTAATGGGCGACTTTGGCGATGATGACCTGATTCCTGTACTAACACAATCTATAGTGGACGATTGGGCTTCAAAACGAGTAGCTTATAATTCTGGTAATGCCATAGCTTTTATGGATTCTAGAAAAGTAATTGCAACACTGGAGGATCTGCTTAAAAAGCCAGAATATGCAGACAATGCTGATATCAGCAGGCTAATTAAAAGACAGCAGGGCACGTTAGATAAAATAGTAAAAGAACGCAAAATACTGGCTGATAAAAAGTCGGCAGTTAAAGAACGTGCTTTCGATGTAAATATGTTGAGGACTTATACTTATCATCAGCTGGTTCCTGAAGCAATTAAAATTGCACAAGACAAAACTGAAGACGTAAAGTTGAGATTATCTGCTATTGAAGCATTGGGTTGGTTCGCGTATTCTTACCAAAAAAGCCAAATCATTACCATGTGCAATGGAATTATTGCGGATAAAGATGCCTTGAGCTCATTAAAAGATGAAGCTTTACGTACAAAGAATTATCTGCTAACGTTTAGCGCTGGTAACTCAGTTAAACCCTCCATCTCTAAGTAG
- a CDS encoding RNA polymerase sigma factor — translation MNANLGESYIWDCFVNGDQRSFEQLYHLHYQSLTDYAVKFGHDDTFIEEVVQDLFVKLWKNRASLTKPNSIRYYLVRSLRNLIYNKLQVRSKELYIGGEAELLAFELKVNSLGAKDGLEHWDDLAKRLLADLTDRQKEAVYLLYVEDFSYQEIADLLKIQIGGTYKLIYRAISRIKEKTKELEIKKNDVMLGAKI, via the coding sequence ATGAATGCAAATTTAGGAGAGTCATATATTTGGGATTGTTTTGTTAATGGTGATCAAAGAAGTTTTGAGCAGCTTTATCATTTGCATTATCAATCGCTAACGGATTATGCAGTTAAATTTGGGCATGACGATACGTTTATTGAAGAAGTTGTTCAAGATTTATTTGTTAAGCTCTGGAAAAATAGAGCGTCGCTGACAAAGCCTAATTCTATCCGTTACTATCTGGTAAGGTCTTTACGTAATTTAATCTACAACAAATTACAGGTACGGTCTAAAGAATTATACATTGGGGGAGAAGCTGAATTGCTTGCCTTTGAATTAAAAGTTAATAGCCTTGGTGCTAAAGACGGCTTGGAACATTGGGATGACCTGGCTAAAAGATTACTTGCAGATTTAACAGACCGACAAAAAGAAGCGGTGTACCTGTTATATGTTGAAGACTTTAGCTATCAGGAAATTGCCGATCTGCTAAAAATACAAATAGGAGGTACGTACAAATTAATTTACAGGGCAATCTCCAGAATAAAGGAGAAGACAAAAGAGTTGGAAATTAAAAAGAACGATGTTATGCTCGGTGCCAAAATTTAG
- a CDS encoding 2-hydroxyacid dehydrogenase: MMKVFVTRVIPAAGKKILEDAGLSITEWTEKRALSRDELIAHCLDHDALLSASTKIDSVFLNACKHLKVIALLSVGFDNVDVAEASRLKIPVGNTPGVLSKATADAAFLLMLSTSRKAFYQHKKIAKGQWGFFEPTADLGIELDGKTLGVFGLGKIGEEMARRCRGAYGMKILYHNRSRNEQAEQELGAEWVSFEDLLSQSDVLSVHTALTAETKGKFDLESFKKMKPNAIFVNTARGSIHVEKDLKSALEQGLIWGAGLDVTDPEPMDPLNPLLDFPNVSVLPHIGSATLETRNAMAELAANNIVAGLKGEQLPYPVNPEIY, encoded by the coding sequence ATGATGAAAGTATTTGTGACAAGAGTGATACCTGCGGCAGGTAAAAAAATATTAGAAGATGCGGGATTATCCATTACGGAATGGACTGAGAAAAGAGCGTTAAGCCGGGATGAACTTATTGCGCATTGTCTGGACCATGATGCGTTGCTGAGTGCAAGTACTAAGATTGATAGTGTATTTCTAAATGCTTGTAAACACCTAAAGGTTATAGCCTTGCTTTCTGTAGGCTTTGACAACGTAGATGTAGCGGAAGCAAGCAGATTAAAGATACCTGTTGGTAATACGCCAGGGGTGCTAAGTAAGGCTACAGCCGATGCGGCATTTTTATTAATGCTTTCTACGTCCAGAAAGGCATTTTATCAACATAAAAAGATTGCTAAAGGCCAATGGGGCTTTTTTGAACCCACAGCTGATTTAGGAATAGAATTAGATGGAAAAACATTAGGGGTTTTTGGCTTGGGTAAAATTGGTGAGGAGATGGCCAGGCGATGTAGGGGTGCTTACGGCATGAAAATACTCTACCATAACAGGAGCAGGAATGAGCAAGCAGAGCAGGAGCTTGGAGCTGAATGGGTATCTTTTGAAGATTTACTGTCTCAATCTGATGTGCTTAGCGTGCATACTGCGTTGACAGCCGAGACTAAAGGGAAATTTGACCTTGAGTCGTTTAAGAAGATGAAACCTAATGCTATTTTTGTCAATACGGCAAGAGGTAGCATTCATGTAGAAAAGGACTTAAAAAGTGCACTTGAACAAGGTTTAATCTGGGGTGCAGGACTTGATGTTACTGATCCTGAACCTATGGATCCGCTAAACCCTTTGCTTGATTTTCCAAATGTTTCTGTTTTGCCTCATATTGGTTCTGCAACTCTTGAGACCAGGAACGCTATGGCTGAACTTGCTGCCAATAATATTGTTGCTGGTTTAAAAGGGGAACAGCTTCCTTATCCTGTAAATCCAGAGATTTATTAA
- a CDS encoding DnaJ C-terminal domain-containing protein, with translation MAFVDYYKILGIDKKATADDIKKAYRKLARKYHPDVNPNNKEAQTKFQQINEANEVLNDPDKRKKYDEYGENWKHADQYESAKRSQRQNQYSNPFGQSGSFGENDYSDFFGSMFGGGSRRTAARKGQDYQAELSLSLKEAYIAQQRTLTVNGKNIRITIPAGIANEQILKLKGQGGPGANGAASGDLFITVKVAEDPDLKRVNDDIYVTQDIDLYTAVLGGDVTIETLSGKVKLKIAPETQNGTKVRLKAKGFPIYKKDNTFGNLFITYNIKIPTGLTEQQKELFKALAAS, from the coding sequence ATGGCATTTGTGGATTATTATAAAATCCTGGGAATAGATAAAAAGGCTACTGCAGATGATATTAAGAAAGCTTACCGGAAGCTTGCTAGAAAATATCATCCTGATGTAAATCCAAACAACAAAGAAGCGCAGACTAAATTCCAGCAGATTAACGAAGCTAATGAAGTGCTAAACGACCCTGATAAGCGCAAAAAATACGATGAGTACGGCGAAAACTGGAAGCATGCAGACCAATATGAAAGTGCAAAACGTTCGCAAAGGCAAAATCAGTATAGTAACCCTTTTGGGCAGTCTGGCTCATTTGGAGAAAATGACTATTCAGATTTTTTTGGATCTATGTTTGGTGGTGGCTCAAGAAGAACCGCTGCAAGAAAGGGACAGGATTACCAGGCAGAACTCAGTCTTAGTTTAAAAGAAGCATATATTGCGCAACAACGGACGCTTACCGTAAATGGAAAAAACATCAGAATAACTATTCCTGCTGGTATAGCCAATGAACAAATATTAAAATTAAAGGGTCAGGGTGGTCCAGGCGCCAATGGAGCTGCTAGTGGTGACCTTTTCATTACCGTCAAAGTCGCTGAAGATCCAGACTTAAAAAGGGTTAATGACGATATTTACGTTACTCAGGATATCGATTTATACACGGCTGTATTAGGTGGCGATGTCACAATTGAAACATTAAGTGGTAAAGTTAAACTTAAGATTGCGCCAGAAACACAAAATGGTACAAAGGTTAGGCTAAAAGCTAAAGGCTTTCCTATTTACAAAAAGGATAATACTTTCGGAAATCTCTTTATTACTTATAACATTAAAATCCCAACTGGTTTAACTGAGCAACAAAAAGAACTTTTTAAAGCGTTGGCAGCGTCTTAA
- a CDS encoding M1 family aminopeptidase, giving the protein MIQVLKTTLLSFGFFALFSIAVPVLSTASIQIDPIVEAGVSRRLAVHRKSLLSKINYGLNFSVPLSRDERITLVETISFQLLSANSLLQIDFKEDPAKIKMLKVNGLKIPVSHKFEHLLIAARYLKPGKNMIVIELEAGEGALNRNSDYLYTLFVPDRARTVFPCFDQPDLKAIYDLTLNLPSNWEAMANGPLKHAVVKADRKTFYFESSDLLSTYLFAFSAGKFEGVQQHFNALKNKRVDFLYRETDTAKIKRSIPDVYKIHEDALSYYENWTGIPYPFKKFGFVAIPDFQFGGMEHPGNIHYRASTLFLDEGATKDQRNSRNNLIAHETAHMWFGDMVTMNWFSDVWMKEVFANFMADKSMEDSIGRNEYDLKFLVDHVPAAYGIDRTRGSNPIRQDLDNLKDAGSMYGNIIYHKAPIMMRQLERLMGEERFQLGVRKYLKDFAYGNASWPDLINILSQYTSTDLLKWNKVWVNETGRPIISYDMKVKDNIITNFTISQKAEYGENRVWPQTFELTFFYPNHSRELTIHMNAAQVELKIAAGMEKPIFVLFNSSGQGYGLWPVDTAMMERIYGVDKPLTRASAYVSLYENMLSGRLVKPEALLNILLNGLDRENEELNLKLISNYISSIYWTFISPAEREKIVVNLEQSLWKAMEQQTMPNHKKILFKAYQDIFSTSQAGNLLYTIWKNQAAPEGIKLTEDDYTSLSYSLALRPGMPAEVLNQQLTRITNPDRRKRFEFIVPALSNDESVRDVFFRGLELKSNREKESNVTTALVYLHHPLRQDASIKYLAKSLDMLTEIQITGDIFFPESWLQATFGSYQSSAARKIVSDFLATHPTYNPKLKAKILQATDNLFRTQQLLK; this is encoded by the coding sequence ATGATCCAAGTTCTAAAGACTACACTCCTCAGTTTTGGCTTTTTCGCTTTATTTTCAATTGCCGTTCCAGTTTTATCTACCGCATCAATACAAATTGATCCTATTGTTGAGGCTGGTGTCTCCAGAAGATTGGCAGTACATCGAAAGTCCCTGCTTAGCAAAATCAATTACGGCTTAAATTTTAGTGTTCCTTTGTCGAGAGATGAACGGATTACTTTAGTAGAAACGATATCTTTTCAACTTCTTTCAGCTAATTCCCTATTACAAATTGACTTTAAAGAAGATCCTGCTAAAATAAAAATGCTAAAAGTAAATGGCTTAAAAATTCCTGTAAGCCATAAATTTGAACATTTGCTGATTGCTGCGCGGTATCTTAAGCCAGGCAAAAACATGATTGTAATTGAGTTGGAAGCAGGCGAGGGGGCACTAAATAGAAATTCAGATTATTTGTATACCTTGTTTGTTCCTGACAGGGCCAGAACAGTATTTCCTTGCTTTGACCAGCCGGATTTGAAGGCTATTTATGATCTGACGCTTAATTTACCCTCAAATTGGGAAGCCATGGCGAATGGACCTTTAAAGCATGCGGTTGTTAAGGCCGATCGCAAAACCTTTTATTTTGAAAGTTCTGACTTGTTGAGTACTTATCTTTTTGCTTTTTCTGCCGGCAAATTTGAAGGTGTTCAGCAACATTTTAACGCTCTTAAAAATAAAAGGGTAGATTTTTTATACCGTGAAACAGATACCGCTAAAATTAAAAGGAGCATTCCTGACGTGTATAAAATACATGAAGATGCACTATCGTATTATGAAAACTGGACAGGCATTCCTTACCCATTTAAAAAATTTGGTTTTGTTGCTATTCCTGATTTTCAATTTGGCGGTATGGAGCATCCGGGCAATATACATTATAGAGCATCTACATTATTTTTAGATGAGGGTGCAACAAAAGATCAGCGTAACTCCAGAAACAACTTGATAGCACATGAAACTGCACATATGTGGTTTGGAGATATGGTAACCATGAATTGGTTTTCTGATGTATGGATGAAAGAAGTATTTGCCAATTTTATGGCCGATAAAAGTATGGAAGATTCCATTGGCAGAAATGAATATGACCTTAAGTTTCTGGTAGATCATGTACCTGCGGCTTATGGGATAGACAGAACCCGTGGTTCAAATCCGATTAGGCAGGATCTTGATAATTTAAAGGATGCTGGCTCGATGTATGGTAACATCATTTACCATAAGGCACCTATTATGATGCGGCAGCTGGAACGTTTAATGGGTGAAGAACGCTTTCAACTTGGGGTTAGGAAATACCTGAAAGATTTTGCCTATGGAAATGCTTCATGGCCAGATTTGATTAATATATTGAGTCAGTATACTTCTACAGATTTGTTAAAGTGGAATAAAGTATGGGTTAATGAAACAGGCAGACCCATAATTAGTTATGATATGAAGGTAAAGGATAATATCATCACTAATTTTACCATTTCTCAAAAAGCGGAATACGGGGAAAACCGGGTATGGCCCCAGACCTTCGAACTGACTTTCTTTTATCCCAATCACAGTCGCGAGTTAACTATCCATATGAATGCTGCACAAGTAGAGTTGAAGATTGCGGCAGGGATGGAAAAGCCAATATTTGTGTTGTTCAATTCTTCGGGACAGGGCTATGGACTTTGGCCCGTTGATACAGCAATGATGGAGAGAATCTATGGGGTAGATAAACCCCTTACGCGGGCATCAGCATATGTATCTTTATATGAGAACATGCTGAGCGGTCGTCTAGTAAAACCAGAGGCTTTGCTTAATATCCTGCTCAATGGTCTTGATCGTGAAAATGAAGAGCTTAATCTTAAACTGATCAGTAATTATATTAGTTCAATTTACTGGACATTTATAAGTCCGGCTGAAAGGGAAAAAATCGTTGTAAATTTAGAGCAATCGCTTTGGAAAGCAATGGAACAGCAAACCATGCCGAATCATAAAAAAATCCTGTTTAAAGCTTATCAGGATATTTTTTCTACATCACAGGCTGGTAATTTGCTCTACACAATTTGGAAAAACCAGGCCGCTCCAGAAGGTATCAAGCTTACAGAAGATGATTACACTTCCTTGTCATATTCTTTAGCTTTAAGACCTGGAATGCCAGCTGAGGTGCTAAACCAGCAACTGACAAGGATTACAAATCCAGACCGGAGAAAAAGATTTGAATTTATAGTTCCAGCTTTATCTAATGATGAATCTGTTAGAGATGTTTTTTTTAGGGGATTGGAATTAAAATCTAACCGTGAAAAGGAATCTAATGTAACAACAGCCTTAGTTTATCTTCATCATCCTTTAAGGCAGGATGCTTCGATAAAATACCTTGCCAAAAGCCTTGATATGTTAACGGAAATTCAAATTACAGGAGATATATTTTTTCCCGAGTCATGGTTGCAAGCTACATTTGGCAGCTATCAAAGTTCAGCAGCCCGAAAAATTGTCAGCGACTTTTTAGCCACTCATCCAACTTACAATCCAAAACTTAAAGCCAAAATTTTGCAGGCTACAGACAACCTGTTCCGTACACAGCAACTCTTGAAATAA
- a CDS encoding LytTR family DNA-binding domain-containing protein, with the protein MDKIWKALIIDDEELARKRLIRLMTDLPTIDIIGEAGNGIEGLEQIELLEPDLIFLDIEMPLLNGFEMLSKIKNPPKVIFTTAYDQYAVKAFEEESIDYLLKPIEKERLTKAVNKLKSLRQSPDYSIPLAMLMQQLKIRKDIKTLTVKIGDRILLIKLTDLAFIDAEDKYVFLNTIDGKRHLTDFTITTLEEKLKEMFVRISRSTLINTDLIKEIRKSFNGCYFFMMTDFHNTKLNSSRSYGPMLKERFDL; encoded by the coding sequence ATGGATAAAATCTGGAAGGCTTTAATTATTGATGATGAAGAGTTGGCTAGAAAGCGATTGATACGCTTAATGACCGATCTTCCTACTATTGACATTATCGGAGAGGCGGGAAATGGCATCGAAGGGCTTGAGCAAATAGAACTATTGGAGCCCGACCTTATATTTCTGGATATTGAAATGCCATTATTAAATGGCTTTGAAATGTTGAGTAAAATTAAAAATCCACCAAAGGTTATTTTTACTACCGCTTATGATCAATATGCCGTCAAGGCATTTGAAGAAGAATCTATTGATTATCTCTTAAAGCCCATAGAAAAGGAAAGGCTGACAAAAGCAGTTAATAAATTAAAAAGCCTTAGACAATCGCCTGACTATTCCATTCCGCTGGCAATGCTAATGCAACAATTAAAAATCAGGAAAGATATTAAAACACTTACTGTTAAGATAGGCGACCGCATCCTGTTAATTAAACTTACAGATCTAGCCTTTATTGATGCGGAAGATAAATATGTTTTTTTAAACACCATAGATGGCAAGAGACATCTTACAGATTTTACGATAACCACTTTAGAAGAAAAACTTAAGGAGATGTTTGTAAGGATTAGCAGAAGTACCCTCATCAATACAGATCTGATCAAAGAAATAAGAAAAAGTTTCAATGGATGCTATTTTTTTATGATGACAGACTTCCATAACACCAAGCTCAATTCCAGCAGAAGTTATGGACCAATGTTAAAGGAACGCTTTGATCTTTAG
- a CDS encoding sensor histidine kinase → MQSPNWLRLNINYLLLGAGIGIILSLLISGFKGEWIGFRSFYFQLLFSVIISLCITNSIYISQKLLKFNKEKIWFFILVYYSASLIGMLVAIETIYLVRALIFKQEYHFMHLQDIGFSTVLVVIICTIVYMVKAQKERLNAKIIEKDIDVLRLTQMKTQAELATLHSKINPHFLYNALNAIASLVHEDPDKAEEMTLNLSKLFRYSINQNQEDLISVQEELEIVNTYLDIEKVRFGNRIKFETQIDPELLNAKIPRFLIQPLVENALKHGLKDVITKGKLLIAIQKAEGLSIGIFDNGTPFPKELNMGYGLQSTYDKLGLLYGTNFELHLINHPLKQLKIQIPLDNG, encoded by the coding sequence ATGCAAAGCCCAAATTGGCTGAGGCTAAATATAAACTACCTGCTGCTTGGTGCAGGCATAGGAATTATACTTTCTTTATTAATCAGTGGCTTTAAAGGCGAATGGATTGGTTTTAGATCCTTTTACTTTCAGTTGCTTTTTAGTGTGATAATTTCGCTTTGCATCACCAATAGTATTTACATTTCCCAGAAACTGCTTAAGTTTAATAAAGAAAAAATCTGGTTCTTTATACTGGTGTATTATTCAGCAAGTTTGATTGGTATGCTGGTGGCCATTGAAACAATATATTTGGTTAGAGCCTTGATTTTTAAACAAGAGTATCATTTTATGCATTTGCAGGATATTGGCTTTAGTACGGTTTTAGTAGTCATTATCTGTACCATCGTTTATATGGTAAAAGCCCAAAAAGAACGCCTGAATGCAAAAATAATAGAAAAAGACATTGACGTATTGCGACTAACGCAAATGAAAACCCAGGCGGAACTTGCTACTTTACATTCCAAAATTAATCCTCATTTTTTATACAATGCATTAAATGCAATTGCCAGTTTAGTCCATGAAGATCCGGATAAGGCAGAGGAAATGACCTTAAATCTTTCCAAATTGTTCCGTTATAGCATCAATCAGAACCAGGAAGACCTCATATCAGTGCAGGAAGAACTGGAAATTGTAAACACTTATCTTGATATTGAAAAGGTAAGATTTGGAAATAGGATTAAATTTGAAACACAAATTGATCCTGAACTTTTGAATGCTAAGATACCAAGGTTTCTTATTCAGCCCCTGGTAGAAAATGCGCTAAAACACGGCTTAAAAGACGTCATCACTAAAGGAAAGTTACTAATCGCCATTCAAAAAGCCGAAGGACTCTCAATCGGTATTTTTGACAATGGCACCCCCTTCCCAAAGGAATTGAATATGGGTTATGGCTTACAAAGTACTTATGATAAGTTAGGTTTGCTGTATGGAACTAATTTTGAACTGCATTTGATTAACCATCCACTTAAACAATTAAAAATTCAAATTCCACTTGATAATGGATAA